The following coding sequences lie in one Corynebacterium humireducens NBRC 106098 = DSM 45392 genomic window:
- a CDS encoding DUF2304 domain-containing protein has product MIATMVQFLLLAATLVLAFYFITNRRKARAKAGVKLGFLVFIIAAVWAVLRPDDLTVIANWIGVDRGTDLLLYVLVIAFLFTTTSTWIRFREQELRYARLARAVALQSPVLPDSLIDAPTQEK; this is encoded by the coding sequence ATGATCGCGACCATGGTGCAGTTCCTGCTGCTGGCCGCCACCCTCGTGCTGGCATTCTACTTCATCACCAACCGCCGCAAGGCCCGCGCGAAGGCCGGCGTGAAGCTCGGCTTCCTCGTGTTCATCATCGCGGCGGTGTGGGCGGTGCTGCGTCCCGACGACCTCACCGTCATCGCCAACTGGATCGGCGTCGACCGCGGCACCGACCTCCTGCTCTACGTGCTGGTGATCGCCTTCCTGTTCACCACCACGTCCACGTGGATCCGCTTCCGCGAGCAGGAGCTGCGCTACGCCCGCCTCGCGCGCGCCGTCGCGCTGCAGTCCCCCGTGCTCCCCGACTCCCTCATCGACGCCC
- a CDS encoding glycosyltransferase family 2 protein, which produces MDSPRPVQHDFRDTWLIIPCYNEGPVIQEVIENARETFPNIVAVNDGSSDDSAARIHAGGAHLVNHPVNLGQGAAIQTGVEYARAQPGARYFVTFDADGQHQVKDVVRMIGRLREEPVDIIVGTRFGRPRAADDQVPWIKRVVLKTVVFLSPATRRLGLSDAHNGLRVFNKKVADEMNIRMNGMSHASELVSMIADRGWRVAEEPVDILYTEYSMSKGQSLINGVNILADGLLARRL; this is translated from the coding sequence ATGGATTCCCCCCGACCCGTCCAGCACGACTTCCGGGACACCTGGCTGATCATCCCCTGCTACAACGAGGGGCCCGTGATCCAGGAGGTCATCGAGAACGCCCGCGAGACCTTCCCCAACATCGTCGCCGTCAACGACGGATCCTCCGACGACTCCGCCGCCCGCATCCACGCCGGTGGCGCCCACCTGGTCAACCACCCGGTCAACCTCGGACAGGGCGCCGCCATCCAGACCGGTGTGGAGTACGCCCGCGCCCAGCCCGGCGCGAGGTACTTCGTCACCTTCGACGCCGACGGCCAGCACCAGGTCAAGGACGTCGTCCGGATGATCGGCCGTCTGCGGGAGGAGCCGGTGGACATCATCGTCGGCACCCGTTTCGGCCGTCCCCGCGCCGCCGACGACCAGGTCCCCTGGATCAAACGCGTCGTCCTGAAGACCGTGGTGTTCCTCTCCCCGGCCACCCGCCGGCTGGGGCTCTCGGACGCGCACAACGGTCTGCGCGTGTTCAACAAGAAGGTCGCGGACGAGATGAACATCCGCATGAACGGCATGTCGCACGCCTCCGAGCTGGTGAGCATGATCGCCGACCGCGGCTGGCGCGTCGCCGAGGAGCCCGTGGACATCCTCTACACCGAGTACTCGATGAGCAAGGGCCAGTCGCTCATCAACGGCGTGAACATCCTCGCCGACGGACTGCTGGCCAGGAGGCTCTAG
- a CDS encoding glycosyltransferase — translation MPTLAALLTVYHRIDPVELSAALESLAAQTRRAEEIVIVEDGPVGPELRAVIDGFVGKHAEARTVVLARNQGAGPASAAGLATIDAELVARLDADDIAAPERFARQVEWFEAHPDTDVLGTAVSEFHEDPADVIAVRALPETHEEIARYARINSPVNNPSVMLRRTAVETAGGYRAVHHMEDYDLYARLLSTGARFHNLPEPLTYFRTSPAQFQRRTGKGMFTAERQMQRNLVSYGLVSRPRSWVNLVVRTAYRLLPTGLLTAAYARLFHR, via the coding sequence ATGCCCACGCTTGCCGCGCTCCTGACCGTCTACCACCGCATCGACCCGGTGGAGCTGTCCGCCGCCCTCGAATCCCTGGCCGCGCAGACGCGCCGGGCCGAGGAGATCGTCATCGTCGAGGACGGCCCTGTCGGGCCGGAACTGCGGGCGGTGATCGACGGGTTCGTCGGCAAGCACGCGGAGGCCCGTACCGTGGTGCTGGCCCGCAACCAGGGCGCCGGACCGGCGTCGGCGGCGGGTCTGGCGACGATCGACGCCGAGCTGGTCGCGCGCCTCGACGCCGACGACATCGCCGCGCCGGAGCGCTTCGCCCGCCAGGTGGAGTGGTTCGAGGCCCACCCGGACACCGACGTCCTCGGCACCGCGGTGTCGGAGTTCCACGAGGACCCGGCCGACGTCATCGCCGTGCGCGCGCTGCCGGAGACGCACGAGGAGATCGCCCGCTACGCGCGGATCAACTCGCCGGTGAACAACCCCTCCGTCATGCTGCGCCGCACCGCCGTGGAGACCGCCGGCGGCTACCGCGCGGTGCACCACATGGAGGACTACGACCTCTACGCCCGGCTGCTGAGCACCGGCGCGCGCTTCCACAACCTGCCGGAGCCACTCACCTACTTCCGCACCTCCCCCGCCCAGTTCCAGCGCCGCACCGGGAAGGGCATGTTCACCGCCGAACGGCAGATGCAGCGCAACCTCGTGTCCTACGGGCTGGTGTCGCGGCCGCGCTCGTGGGTGAACCTGGTGGTCCGCACCGCCTACCGTCTGCTGCCGACGGGCCTGCTCACGGCCGCCTACGCCCGGCTGTTCCACCGTTGA
- the rfbA gene encoding glucose-1-phosphate thymidylyltransferase RfbA, producing MKGIILAGGSGTRLYPITKGISKQLMPIYDKPMIYYPLSTLIQAGIREILVITTPEDSPAFRRLLGDGSQWGLMIDYAHQPSPDGLAQAFLIGEEFIGDDDVALALGDNIFDGYHFSTTLADCRNPAGGTVFAYEVSDPERYGVVEFDAAGQALSIEEKPAVPKSNYAVVGLYFYDNRVVDIARGITPSERGELEITAVNDAYLQAGELQVQRLQRGDVWLDTGTFDSMSEASSYVEVIQKRTGTVIGSPEVAALREGFINAAALEALAQPLLKSGYGEYLLAAAREG from the coding sequence ATGAAGGGCATCATCCTCGCCGGCGGATCAGGGACCAGGCTGTATCCGATCACGAAGGGCATCAGCAAGCAGCTGATGCCGATCTACGACAAGCCGATGATCTACTACCCCCTGTCGACGCTGATCCAGGCGGGCATCCGGGAGATCCTCGTCATCACGACACCCGAGGACTCCCCCGCTTTCCGACGCCTCCTCGGCGACGGTTCCCAGTGGGGGCTCATGATCGACTACGCCCACCAGCCCTCCCCCGACGGGCTGGCGCAGGCCTTCCTCATCGGCGAGGAGTTCATCGGCGACGACGACGTCGCCCTCGCCCTCGGCGACAACATCTTCGACGGCTACCACTTCAGCACCACCCTGGCGGACTGCCGGAACCCGGCGGGCGGCACCGTCTTCGCCTACGAGGTCTCCGACCCGGAGCGCTACGGCGTCGTCGAGTTCGACGCCGCCGGACAGGCACTGTCCATCGAGGAGAAGCCCGCGGTGCCGAAGTCGAACTACGCCGTGGTGGGGCTGTACTTCTACGACAACCGCGTCGTCGACATCGCGCGGGGCATCACCCCCAGCGAGCGCGGCGAACTGGAGATCACCGCCGTCAACGACGCCTACCTGCAGGCCGGTGAACTGCAGGTCCAGCGCCTGCAGCGCGGCGACGTGTGGCTCGACACCGGCACCTTCGACTCCATGAGCGAGGCCAGCTCCTACGTGGAGGTGATCCAGAAGCGCACCGGCACCGTCATCGGCTCGCCGGAGGTCGCCGCCTTACGGGAGGGCTTCATCAACGCCGCCGCCCTGGAGGCCCTGGCGCAGCCGCTGCTCAAGTCCGGGTACGGGGAGTACCTGCTGGCCGCGGCACGGGAGGGCTGA
- the rfbD gene encoding dTDP-4-dehydrorhamnose reductase, with protein sequence MIEGLQVLDLAVHEDARGWFKEAWQRTRMTREGLPDFRPVQSNVVHNATAGTTRGLHAEPWDKLVTVGTGRVQGGWVDLREGSPTYGETHTVEIGPGTAVFVPRGVANGYQVLEDGTTYLYLVNDHWSADAQYVNVSHTLIDWPLEPVNLSEKDAALGTELQPVPPRKILVTGANGQVGRALRKVLPDAEFLPHADFDVTAPPERPWRQYRAIINCAAYTAVDQAETDAATAWHVNARGPAQLARIAAENNLTLVQLSTDYVFDGVTDRPYREDDAIAPLNVYGASKAAGEMAASTAPRHYIVRSSWVVGEGRNFVDTMRDLAERDIRPQVVHDQKGRPTFASELARGIAHLLEVEPEYGIYHLTGGGDEVGFDELAMAVYTGLHRDPDMVQPVSTAQYAEGKELATRPSTGTLDTAKIEATGFVPQNWRVGLALYLL encoded by the coding sequence ATGATCGAGGGATTGCAGGTTCTGGATCTGGCGGTCCACGAGGACGCGCGCGGCTGGTTCAAGGAGGCGTGGCAGCGCACCCGGATGACGCGGGAGGGACTGCCGGACTTCCGCCCCGTCCAGTCGAATGTCGTCCACAACGCCACGGCGGGCACCACCCGCGGACTGCACGCCGAGCCCTGGGACAAGCTGGTCACCGTGGGCACCGGCAGGGTACAGGGCGGATGGGTGGACCTGCGGGAGGGCTCCCCCACCTACGGTGAGACCCACACCGTGGAGATCGGCCCCGGCACCGCCGTGTTCGTCCCGCGCGGGGTGGCCAACGGCTACCAGGTGCTTGAAGACGGCACGACCTACCTCTACCTGGTCAACGACCACTGGTCGGCGGACGCGCAGTACGTCAACGTCTCCCACACGCTCATCGACTGGCCGCTCGAACCGGTCAACCTCTCGGAGAAGGACGCGGCGCTGGGCACTGAACTGCAGCCGGTGCCGCCCCGGAAGATCCTGGTCACCGGCGCGAACGGCCAGGTGGGCAGGGCCCTGCGGAAGGTGCTTCCCGACGCCGAGTTCCTCCCTCACGCCGACTTCGACGTCACCGCCCCACCGGAGCGCCCGTGGCGGCAGTACCGTGCCATCATCAACTGCGCCGCCTACACCGCCGTCGATCAGGCCGAGACGGACGCCGCCACCGCCTGGCACGTCAACGCCCGGGGGCCCGCGCAACTGGCCCGCATCGCCGCGGAGAACAACCTCACCCTGGTGCAGCTGTCCACCGACTATGTCTTCGACGGCGTCACCGACCGCCCCTACCGTGAGGACGACGCGATCGCCCCGCTCAACGTCTACGGCGCCTCGAAGGCCGCCGGAGAGATGGCGGCGTCCACCGCCCCGCGCCACTACATCGTGCGCAGCAGTTGGGTCGTCGGCGAGGGCCGGAACTTCGTCGACACCATGCGTGACCTGGCGGAACGCGACATCCGCCCGCAGGTGGTCCACGACCAGAAGGGACGGCCCACCTTCGCCTCCGAACTGGCCCGCGGCATCGCCCACCTGCTGGAGGTGGAGCCGGAGTACGGGATCTACCACCTCACCGGCGGCGGCGATGAGGTCGGTTTCGACGAGCTCGCCATGGCCGTCTACACCGGCCTGCACCGCGACCCCGACATGGTGCAGCCGGTGAGCACCGCGCAGTACGCGGAGGGGAAGGAGCTGGCCACGCGGCCGTCGACAGGCACGCTCGACACCGCGAAGATCGAGGCGACCGGTTTCGTGCCGCAGAACTGGCGCGTCGGTCTGGCACTGTATCTCCTATGA
- the rfbB gene encoding dTDP-glucose 4,6-dehydratase codes for MRTLLITGGAGFIGSNFVHMTRERYPDDHIIVLDKLTYAGNRANLAGTDVEFIEGDICDAQLVDAAVSRADVTVHFAAESHNDNSLRDPRPFVDTNLVGTYTILEAVRRHGNRLHHISTDEVFGDLGLDDPARFTETTPYEPSSPYSATKAGSDHLVRAWVRSFGIAATISNCSNNYGPYQHIEKFIPRQITNILAGQTPKLYGTGEQVRDWIHVDDHNAAVHLILERGRLGETYNIGADNDHVNNRAVIELICELMDAPGYEHVADRPGHDQRYAMDSTKLRTELGWAPEYTDTDTGMRAGLEQTIAWYRDNEDWWRPAKEQVEAAYAERGQ; via the coding sequence ATGAGGACACTGCTGATCACCGGGGGAGCCGGGTTCATCGGCTCGAATTTCGTGCACATGACCCGCGAGAGGTACCCGGATGACCACATCATCGTCCTGGACAAGCTGACCTACGCCGGCAACCGCGCCAACCTGGCGGGCACCGACGTCGAGTTCATCGAGGGCGACATCTGCGATGCACAGCTTGTCGACGCCGCCGTGTCCCGCGCCGACGTCACCGTCCACTTCGCCGCCGAGAGCCACAACGACAACTCGCTGCGGGACCCGCGGCCGTTCGTCGACACGAATCTGGTGGGCACGTACACGATCCTCGAGGCGGTCCGCCGCCACGGGAACCGCCTGCACCACATCTCCACCGACGAGGTGTTCGGCGACCTGGGCCTCGACGACCCGGCGCGCTTCACCGAGACCACCCCCTATGAGCCCAGCTCGCCGTACTCGGCGACGAAGGCCGGTTCGGACCACCTGGTGCGCGCCTGGGTGCGCAGCTTCGGCATCGCGGCGACGATCTCCAACTGCTCGAACAACTACGGACCGTACCAGCACATCGAGAAGTTCATCCCCCGGCAGATCACCAACATCCTGGCCGGCCAGACCCCGAAGCTCTACGGCACGGGCGAGCAGGTGCGCGACTGGATCCACGTCGACGACCACAACGCCGCCGTGCACCTCATCCTGGAGCGCGGCCGCCTCGGCGAGACCTACAACATCGGCGCCGACAACGACCACGTGAACAACAGGGCGGTCATCGAGCTCATCTGCGAACTCATGGACGCCCCCGGCTACGAGCACGTCGCCGACCGCCCCGGCCACGACCAGCGCTACGCCATGGACTCCACCAAGCTGCGCACCGAACTCGGCTGGGCCCCGGAGTACACCGACACCGACACCGGCATGCGCGCCGGGCTGGAGCAGACGATCGCCTGGTACCGGGACAACGAGGACTGGTGGCGGCCGGCGAAGGAGCAGGTCGAGGCGGCCTACGCGGAGAGGGGTCAGTAG
- a CDS encoding 3-hydroxyacyl-CoA dehydrogenase/enoyl-CoA hydratase family protein, with the protein MSRTPISRAAVIGAGSMGSGIAAHLANAGLDVLLLDVPGPPGDRDAPARAGVERQLQRRGFMLPEFAGRITVGNIEDDMAAIGDAEWIIEVVFEDRDVKAQTYRAIARHRNPAALVSSNTSTIPLAELTAGMDEEMLPFFAVTHFFNPPRIMRLLELVAGPETSAETEARLRHICEVQLGKVVIDCRDTPGFIANRIGTFWMAAGAMTALRTGINPELADAVFSRPFGVPRTGVFGLFDYIGLQLLDPIWGGLLQDLPDTDALHRFDVTDDPTFRQLVDAGCHAGTGFYNRDGEVFSDGGYLARRPVEDPAAQARTAREVLDTDSPGGHFGRAVFLETLRYCCETAPEIADTVDQIDAAMRLGYGWKKGPFQVADDIGPEHLISLYGSAGETAPALLVAAARAGGFHPYPGAVLDSHGEVVAPRAREGVLTPAQIVADARLLLDNGDATVHLRADGVAVLTLHTPASSCSSGVFAAVRELAGLGSARAAVIVSPLEGIFSAGADLSALAKASTSGDLARVRELLQEGATAFAQLREAPFPVVAAVRGTALGGGLEFVQHCDAAVLEAEARLGFPERHVGLFPGFGGTVRTLERMTRNGVDNPVRSAFDLILSARPTAGAHEAAARGLLLDQDHIIMSADHVIAEALALAHRLADGYRPPQPRPLTLHPADAEPLVWEGGTETDQAIAGALATLYTGGTVTPEELGEREVELAAQLLVRPENAARVEHMRRTRRPLGN; encoded by the coding sequence ATGAGCAGGACACCGATCAGCAGGGCCGCCGTCATCGGCGCCGGATCCATGGGCTCCGGGATCGCCGCCCACCTCGCCAACGCAGGACTCGACGTCCTGCTTCTCGACGTTCCCGGGCCCCCAGGCGACCGCGACGCCCCCGCCCGCGCCGGCGTGGAGAGACAGCTGCAGCGCCGCGGCTTCATGCTCCCGGAGTTCGCCGGGCGCATCACGGTGGGCAACATCGAGGACGACATGGCTGCCATCGGCGACGCAGAGTGGATCATCGAGGTCGTCTTCGAGGACCGGGACGTCAAGGCGCAGACCTACCGGGCCATCGCCCGCCACCGGAACCCCGCGGCACTGGTGTCCTCGAACACCTCCACCATCCCGCTGGCGGAGCTGACCGCCGGCATGGACGAGGAGATGCTCCCCTTCTTCGCCGTCACCCACTTCTTCAACCCGCCCCGCATCATGCGCCTGCTCGAGCTGGTCGCCGGGCCGGAGACCTCGGCGGAGACGGAGGCGCGGCTGCGGCACATCTGCGAGGTGCAGCTGGGCAAGGTGGTCATCGACTGCCGGGACACCCCGGGGTTCATCGCCAACCGCATCGGCACCTTCTGGATGGCCGCCGGCGCGATGACCGCGCTGCGCACCGGGATCAACCCCGAACTGGCCGACGCCGTGTTCTCCCGCCCCTTCGGCGTCCCCCGCACCGGCGTCTTCGGGCTCTTCGACTACATCGGCCTGCAGCTGCTCGACCCGATCTGGGGCGGCCTCCTGCAGGACCTGCCCGACACCGACGCCCTGCACCGCTTCGACGTCACCGACGACCCCACGTTCCGGCAGCTTGTCGACGCCGGCTGCCACGCCGGCACCGGCTTCTACAACCGCGACGGGGAGGTCTTCAGCGACGGCGGATACCTTGCCCGGCGTCCCGTGGAAGACCCCGCCGCGCAGGCCCGCACCGCGCGGGAGGTCCTGGACACCGACTCCCCGGGCGGGCACTTCGGCCGCGCCGTCTTCCTGGAGACGCTGCGCTACTGCTGCGAGACCGCCCCGGAGATCGCCGACACCGTCGACCAGATCGACGCCGCCATGCGCCTGGGATACGGATGGAAGAAGGGTCCTTTCCAGGTGGCCGACGACATTGGCCCCGAGCACCTCATCTCCCTCTACGGGTCCGCCGGTGAGACCGCCCCCGCGCTGCTGGTGGCGGCCGCCCGCGCCGGGGGCTTCCACCCGTACCCCGGGGCCGTGCTCGACTCCCACGGCGAGGTGGTGGCGCCCCGGGCGCGGGAGGGCGTGCTCACGCCCGCGCAGATCGTCGCGGACGCCCGCCTGCTGCTGGACAACGGCGACGCCACCGTGCACCTCCGCGCCGACGGGGTCGCGGTGCTCACCCTGCACACCCCGGCCAGCTCCTGCTCATCCGGCGTGTTCGCCGCGGTGCGGGAGCTCGCCGGGCTCGGTTCGGCCCGGGCGGCCGTGATCGTCAGCCCGCTGGAGGGGATCTTCTCCGCCGGGGCCGACCTGTCCGCGCTGGCGAAGGCCTCCACCTCAGGGGATCTCGCGCGGGTGAGGGAGCTGCTGCAGGAGGGCGCGACCGCCTTCGCGCAGCTGCGGGAGGCCCCCTTCCCCGTCGTCGCCGCGGTCCGGGGTACGGCGTTGGGCGGCGGACTGGAGTTCGTGCAGCACTGCGACGCCGCCGTCCTCGAGGCCGAGGCCCGCCTGGGATTCCCGGAGCGTCACGTCGGCCTGTTCCCGGGCTTCGGCGGAACCGTGCGCACCCTGGAGCGGATGACGCGCAACGGCGTCGACAACCCCGTGCGCAGCGCCTTCGACCTCATCCTCTCCGCCCGTCCCACGGCGGGGGCGCACGAGGCCGCCGCCCGCGGACTGCTGCTGGATCAGGACCACATCATCATGTCCGCCGACCACGTCATCGCGGAGGCACTGGCCCTGGCCCACCGTCTGGCGGACGGGTACCGGCCGCCGCAGCCCCGGCCGCTGACGCTGCACCCGGCCGACGCCGAGCCCCTCGTCTGGGAGGGCGGCACGGAGACCGACCAGGCCATCGCGGGGGCGCTGGCCACGCTCTACACCGGTGGGACCGTCACCCCGGAGGAACTGGGGGAGCGGGAGGTGGAGCTGGCCGCACAGCTGCTCGTCCGCCCGGAGAACGCGGCACGAGTCGAGCACATGCGCCGCACCCGTCGCCCGCTGGGCAACTGA
- a CDS encoding acyl-CoA dehydrogenase family protein, which produces MFSPTDPAHRKGPAAVPHTTLPLTDETDFYQIFADVPAADLDAWQRAAAFGDRARAEINGYWERGEYPLHLVQDMAANGLLSDGADIPGEERLSPLAAGLVAMEIARADGSMATTLAVQGGLVINTIDKLGSEEQRQHWLPLLSSGQVLGAFGLTEPDHGSDSIALETTAVRDGDSWVLNGAKRWIGQGACGDVTVIWARMDDGEVGAFLVDQLSPGYHAETMEGKAVLRAIPQALITLTDVRVPDSRRLPGATSFRAAAEILTGTRSGVAWMALGHAIACYEAALEHAQNRVQFQRPLASFQLIQQRLADMLMKIVSMSLYCRRLAELSEQGALRPDQASLAKVHNTRAARAVAADARDMLGGSGILLENHVIRHMLDLEAIHTYEGTDSMQSLIVGKSVTGVSAFR; this is translated from the coding sequence ATGTTCTCCCCCACCGACCCCGCCCACCGCAAAGGACCCGCCGCCGTGCCCCACACCACCCTGCCCCTCACCGACGAGACGGACTTCTACCAGATCTTCGCCGACGTCCCCGCCGCCGACCTGGACGCCTGGCAGCGCGCCGCCGCCTTCGGCGACCGGGCCCGGGCGGAGATCAACGGGTACTGGGAGCGCGGCGAGTACCCGCTCCACCTCGTGCAGGACATGGCCGCGAACGGCCTGCTCTCCGACGGCGCCGACATCCCCGGCGAGGAACGCCTCAGCCCCCTCGCCGCCGGCTTGGTCGCCATGGAGATCGCCCGCGCCGACGGCTCCATGGCCACCACGCTCGCCGTCCAGGGCGGACTGGTGATCAACACCATCGACAAGCTGGGGTCCGAGGAGCAGCGCCAGCACTGGCTGCCCCTGCTCAGCTCCGGACAGGTCCTGGGGGCGTTCGGCCTGACCGAGCCGGACCACGGCTCCGACTCCATCGCCCTGGAGACCACCGCCGTCCGGGACGGGGACTCCTGGGTGCTCAACGGCGCGAAGCGCTGGATCGGTCAGGGCGCCTGCGGTGACGTCACCGTCATCTGGGCCCGCATGGACGACGGCGAGGTCGGCGCCTTCCTCGTCGACCAGCTCTCCCCCGGCTACCACGCGGAGACGATGGAGGGGAAGGCCGTGCTGCGCGCCATCCCCCAGGCACTGATCACCCTCACCGACGTCCGCGTGCCCGACAGCCGCCGCCTGCCCGGCGCGACCTCCTTCCGGGCCGCCGCCGAGATCCTCACCGGCACCCGCTCGGGCGTGGCCTGGATGGCCCTCGGCCACGCCATCGCCTGCTACGAGGCGGCCCTCGAGCACGCGCAGAACCGTGTCCAGTTCCAGCGCCCGCTGGCCAGCTTCCAGCTCATCCAGCAGCGCCTGGCGGACATGCTGATGAAGATCGTGTCCATGTCCCTGTACTGCCGCCGCCTGGCGGAGCTGTCGGAGCAGGGTGCCCTGCGCCCCGACCAGGCCTCCCTGGCGAAGGTGCACAACACCCGCGCCGCCCGCGCGGTGGCCGCCGACGCCCGCGACATGCTCGGCGGTTCCGGCATCCTCCTGGAGAACCACGTCATCCGCCACATGCTCGACCTCGAGGCGATCCACACCTACGAGGGGACCGACAGCATGCAGTCCCTCATCGTGGGCAAGTCGGTCACCGGCGTCAGCGCCTTCCGCTGA
- a CDS encoding TetR/AcrR family transcriptional regulator, with translation MANQRRRDQISAAAIELFAQRGYFGTGMEDIATAVGMGTSSLYNHFRSKQEVLSDALLRTMEDQLRTHARALAGAVEPVDKLHRSMIAHVQFHTENVVATRVINTQVTALAEPHRSMVHQLRRDYVSRWQAIIDEGVESGQFTVADRRITCFALLDMGIGIPLWYDREGRLTQQELIDCYADMALRLVGVDPAAVRDTAR, from the coding sequence ATGGCGAACCAGCGCAGACGGGACCAGATCTCGGCCGCCGCGATCGAACTCTTCGCCCAGCGGGGCTACTTCGGCACGGGGATGGAGGACATCGCCACCGCCGTCGGCATGGGCACCTCGAGCCTGTACAACCACTTCCGCTCCAAGCAGGAGGTGCTTTCCGACGCCCTGCTGCGCACCATGGAGGACCAGCTGCGCACCCACGCCCGCGCCCTGGCGGGGGCGGTGGAACCGGTGGACAAGCTCCACCGGAGCATGATCGCGCACGTCCAGTTCCACACCGAGAACGTGGTGGCCACACGCGTGATCAACACCCAGGTCACCGCCCTGGCGGAGCCGCACCGCAGCATGGTCCACCAGCTGCGGCGCGACTACGTGTCCCGGTGGCAGGCGATCATCGACGAGGGTGTGGAGTCCGGGCAGTTCACCGTGGCCGACCGGCGCATCACCTGCTTCGCGCTGCTGGACATGGGTATCGGCATCCCGCTCTGGTACGACCGGGAGGGGCGCCTCACCCAGCAGGAGCTCATCGACTGCTACGCGGACATGGCGCTGCGTCTGGTGGGGGTGGACCCCGCGGCGGTGCGCGACACCGCCCGCTGA
- a CDS encoding M1 family metallopeptidase produces MTRNRLRTTPVPGIRDAYTGIDFNLGYHVRSYHLDLNYRVGPNRLEGIATLQLDNWQDLPSMTLDLSPALRVTRVTATGSAGVPVRVARFRQSGGKLRLSFAQPVPVDTEFSLVIRYAGTPKPIRSVWGDLGWEELENGALVASQPVGAPSWFPCDDTPDEKARYEIVVTTDNPYIVAVNGTLLSKRSSGSRTRWHYRVGHPMASYLATVQIGEYIQLMLSEPDATVPVRAWVPPALRDSARAEFADQQRMIDVFTELFGPYPFNSYSVVVTEDELEIPLEAQGLSIFGSNHIKGDHAWERLIAHELSHQWFGNSLGLAQWNDIWLNEGFACYAEWLWFEHSANRHATVSAREHYEELRRKPQDLLLSNPGPRDMFDDRVYKRGALTVHALRVLLGDDAFFRMLRRYVAAGAHSVVEPVDLKREVLAAAAEVGVPETDVKRLWHAWLHEKTLPEFPR; encoded by the coding sequence ATGACCAGAAACAGGCTGCGCACCACCCCCGTCCCCGGCATCCGCGACGCGTACACCGGCATCGACTTCAACCTCGGTTACCATGTCCGGTCCTACCATCTGGACCTGAACTACCGGGTGGGGCCCAACCGCCTGGAGGGCATTGCCACGCTGCAGCTGGACAACTGGCAGGACCTGCCCTCGATGACGCTCGACCTGTCGCCCGCGCTGCGCGTCACCCGCGTCACGGCCACCGGCAGCGCCGGCGTGCCGGTCCGCGTGGCCCGCTTCCGCCAGTCCGGCGGCAAGCTGCGCCTCAGCTTCGCGCAGCCGGTCCCGGTGGACACCGAGTTCTCCCTGGTCATCCGCTACGCGGGCACCCCGAAGCCGATCCGTTCCGTCTGGGGGGACCTCGGGTGGGAGGAGCTGGAGAACGGCGCGCTCGTCGCCTCCCAGCCCGTCGGCGCGCCGAGCTGGTTCCCCTGCGACGACACGCCCGACGAGAAGGCGCGCTACGAGATCGTCGTCACCACCGACAACCCGTACATCGTCGCCGTCAACGGCACGCTCCTGTCGAAGCGGTCCTCCGGCTCACGCACCCGCTGGCACTACCGCGTCGGTCACCCGATGGCCTCCTACCTGGCGACCGTCCAGATCGGCGAGTACATCCAGCTGATGCTCTCCGAGCCGGACGCCACCGTGCCGGTCCGCGCCTGGGTGCCGCCGGCGCTGCGGGACTCCGCCCGTGCCGAGTTCGCCGACCAGCAGCGCATGATCGACGTCTTCACCGAGCTGTTCGGCCCCTACCCTTTCAACTCCTACTCCGTGGTGGTCACCGAGGACGAGCTGGAGATCCCCCTCGAGGCGCAGGGCCTGTCCATCTTCGGGTCCAACCACATCAAGGGTGACCACGCCTGGGAGCGTCTCATCGCCCACGAGCTGTCCCACCAGTGGTTCGGCAACTCCCTCGGCCTGGCCCAGTGGAACGACATCTGGCTCAACGAGGGTTTCGCCTGCTACGCCGAGTGGCTGTGGTTCGAGCACTCCGCGAACCGGCACGCCACGGTGTCGGCCCGCGAGCACTACGAGGAGCTGCGCCGCAAGCCGCAGGACCTGCTCCTGTCGAACCCGGGGCCGCGGGACATGTTCGACGACCGCGTGTACAAGCGTGGTGCGCTGACCGTCCACGCCCTGCGCGTCCTGCTCGGCGACGACGCCTTCTTCCGCATGCTCCGCCGCTACGTCGCCGCCGGTGCGCACTCCGTGGTCGAGCCGGTCGACCTCAAGCGCGAGGTCCTGGCCGCCGCAGCGGAGGTCGGGGTGCCGGAGACGGACGTCAAGCGGCTCTGGCACGCCTGGCTGCATGAGAAGACGCTCCCGGAGTTCCCGCGGTGA